CGGCTTAAACAGTGGACGCAAGCTGCCGAAAGCCACGCCGTTTCTATTTTCATCTGTCCACACTCTGCGCTACCTCCCAAATACCGCTCCTCGAGGAAACTCAAGCGTAACCGGCTAACCCGGTAACGCAAAAAAGTTGCATTTGGGTTGAATTTAGGTTCATTTCGTAGCCAACCGCAGTAGCAGTCACCTAACCCCAGTCAGATTCTAACCCAGGTTGGTTTATTTAAAGACACACACTCTCACCTAAGCTCGCCTGTGAACTCGTTCACCCCTCTCATCACTCCTTACTCACCCTTCCTTTTCTTCACTTTCTCTTCCTCTTTCTCTTCACTTCCACCCTTTTCTTCACTTCATCACTGATGATGTAGATAGAGAGTAAAAAGAGACCACTGTGTCCAGTTAGAAAGAGATTGGTCACTTCTTGTTGCTTGTGGGTTTGTTTTGTTCCTTGTGTTGGAATTGTTTGATTGATGGGTGAAGAGGGAGAAGAGGTGTCAATAGAGAAGGAACAAAGCATGGGAGTTTATGAAAATGAGTGGTTGTATGCTACTTCCTCTGCAAATTGGCCCCTTTTAAGACACCACAATTCATCTTCAATGCCTCCCTTTAagtaaaacacaaaacaaaacaaacctTCTCCCACCTTTTCTTCTTCAGATCTTAATATACATTGCCTAAACAAAATAAAGGGATCGAATTTAAGTTCCTTGATCTAATAAGATCCGTGCTTTGCACTCATGAAGAGACTTGGCAGCTCCGATTCTCTGGGTGCTCTCATGACCATTTGTCCACCAACAGGTTAATTGAATTAAAACttcgttgttttttttttaactttgtttctgttttctcaaaattatttCAGACAGTTAGATCCATGATGCGCGTTTCATGTTTGTGCCTTGTCTTGTCTCTAACTTTTTTTGTGATCAACCACGCCAATTGCAGACTTTTCCTCCTTTTTAAATTAACCCAAATTCCTTATTCTGTCCTTTGTTTTTGCATTACAATTTACAACTCATCGTATTATGCTTTGTGCGTTTGTTTCAAGAGCAAACAACAAAACCAGTTGCACTAACCATGATTATGTCCGATTTGCATTCAGACGAACACAGTCCGAGGAACAACCACGTGTATGGCAGGGAGTTCCAGTCTATGCTGGAAGGACTAGACGATGAAGGGTGTGTGGAGGAACCAGGACACCACGCTGAGAAGAAACGAAGACTAAGCGTGGATCAGGTGAAGGCTTTGGAGAAGAACTTCGAAGTAGAGAACAAACTCGAACCTGACAGAAAGGTGAAGCTGGCACAAGAACTTGGCTTGCAACCAAGACAAGTTGCGGTTTGGTTCCAAAACCGTCGAGCCAGGTGGAAGACAAAGCAATTGGAAAGAGACTATGGAGTCCTCAAAGCCAATTATGATTCCCTCAAACTTAACTACGACACCCTCCAACAAGACAACGAAGCCTTACTCAAAGAGGTAGAATCTCGTGActctagaattaaaaaaaaaaaacaattttcattCATCActaatttattaacttttttaaagTTTTGTCATTAATTTTTAGTGGGGAAGTTCTTTTCTGGAAAGAGTATTAAAAGGTTGGTTTGTTGTGTTGGCAGATAAAGGAATTGAAATCAAGGTTGCTGCTGCAAGAAGAGAGCAACACTGAAAGCGATGTTTCAGTGaaggaagagatgataacaCTGCAAGATAGTAACCCACTTTGTGAAACCGCCATTCCTGGATCCGAGTCCAAGGAGTTGAGTTACGAATGCTTTAACAAGAGTGATGAGGTTTTAGGTTTCAAAGACGGGTCTTCCGACAGCGACTCCAGCGCGATCTTGAACGAAGAGAATGCCAACAACAACGACAACAGTCCCAACAACGCCACGATTTCGTCTTCTGGGGCTATGCAAAGTCAGAGCTTTTTATCGTCGTCTTCTCCGATGAACTGTTTCCAGTTCCAGAAACAGTTTCCGACGCAGTACGTGAAGATGGAGGAGCATAATTTTCTGAGCGCGGACGAGGCGTGCAATTTCTTTTCGGATGAACAAGCGCCCACGCTGCAGTGGTACTGTTCAGAGGAGTGGAGTTAAGAAGAGGAACACGTaggagaaaaaaaaggaagaagaagaagtatcatcatcatcatcatggtCACCTTGTTGAGAAGAGGGAATAGAGAGAAGAATAAGAGCCTTATTTTGCAGGGTGTATAGTAATGAAGAAAGAAGCTTTGTAAAAAGGGAAAGGGTTGGCATGGTGAAGATTGAAGAAGAGAGAAAACTTGAAGAGTTTGAGAGAGAGATGCAGGGGTTGCAGGAACCGGGTGGGGTCGGAGAAGAGAGGTTGATGACGAGAAAAgggtaaaaataataataatcatcaaTCTCTCGGGCGTGCGGGtaatttatgaataataataataataataatcataatgatTAGGTGCTAATGAAATCAAATCTATCTATCTATGCTGTAAAAATCCGCAATTCACTTGTCTGCTTCCaactttctttctctctcaccACTCTTCTATTATCGGCTTATTGTATTTATCTAGATTCATAGAGTAAGTTAAGGTTAAATTTATAGATTTTGGggtttttttaagaatatttagATGCACTTGAGTGTGTTTATATACTATTACCAGAATTTCGACTTTATTTTGAACAATTACATTAAACTTTATttatgctttttatttttaactattaaatttttcttttatttttatttttcttaggcATCTTACGAATTTAggtataaaaaattatcatggAATTTTAGAAGTTTACGAATTTAGGTAAAAAAGTTTATCATGGAATTTTAGACTTCGTGTCTAATTTACAAGACTTTAtgcagtttaaaaaaaaaatatgcatacGATTTCAGTTTACAAAAATTTCATGTTGAAGTAATATTAGtctaaaataactttaattgaATCGAAATAACAAAAACATCGTGCAAAAGCACGATTTtgattaatttgaatttaacaCTAAGTAAAGTTATTTATGGCTGATATCACTTAAGTtgtatgaaatttatttattttttctgttttttaaaatatttatttattttaaataaaataattaattgaattatcaaaaatattaaaattttgtaggaaaaaaatttcaaataataataattttttatagagAAATCGGATTGAGATGCATTAAAATGAAAGATacacaaaataagataaataatgtCATGGTCAATATTGAAAGAGGATGAGAatatcaaaattttgaaaaatcaacCATTTCTGAATAGttgtttttttagtattttagagactttttgtttattttagacTTTTCGTTTATTTTTTGGTTAGGGCTAAAGTTTTAAcacaattaaattaataaactgAAGTTGTGGATGATTGACACGACTTTACTTaagattatatttaaaattaatcaaaattttgattttaattcaaCTAAAGTCGTCTTAGGATGACTTGACTTTTACATGTAAAGATTCTAAACCAAAGTTATATGCATGTGACACGACTTAATATAAATTCTACTTAGACACAGCTTCccttgtaattttattttttttatccaaatccATAATAAACACATAAAATTGCACCATAATTTATCTCTCAATTGTTCCActtcttaattaatatttgatatCTAGTCTTActatacatttttatcctttgtACAATTTGTTCACAAATGATATATTTTGCATTTCAGAAAATGTAAACTTCAATATTATcaaatttaatcattttaataCTCTACATTAGATcacttctatttttttaatattttttttacattaaaaaatctCACTATAATTTTGAGtgttcaatttttttacattaaaaaatctCACTATAATTTTGAGTGTTCAATTATGTAAATCTTTAGTGTATTAAGTAACTTAAAAAAacttacttttcttttattcttaattttgtttcatttgaagTATTCTCATTACACAAATTTTCATTATCTTTTCAACCATTCAACTCATTCAATATCTATCAAATTCACCAAATCCTCGAAAT
The sequence above is a segment of the Phaseolus vulgaris cultivar G19833 chromosome 2, P. vulgaris v2.0, whole genome shotgun sequence genome. Coding sequences within it:
- the LOC137812371 gene encoding homeobox-leucine zipper protein ATHB-6-like, with translation MKRLGSSDSLGALMTICPPTDEHSPRNNHVYGREFQSMLEGLDDEGCVEEPGHHAEKKRRLSVDQVKALEKNFEVENKLEPDRKVKLAQELGLQPRQVAVWFQNRRARWKTKQLERDYGVLKANYDSLKLNYDTLQQDNEALLKEIKELKSRLLLQEESNTESDVSVKEEMITLQDSNPLCETAIPGSESKELSYECFNKSDEVLGFKDGSSDSDSSAILNEENANNNDNSPNNATISSSGAMQSQSFLSSSSPMNCFQFQKQFPTQYVKMEEHNFLSADEACNFFSDEQAPTLQWYCSEEWS